One window from the genome of Pyxidicoccus xibeiensis encodes:
- a CDS encoding L-serine ammonia-lyase, which yields MAVSVFDLFKIGIGPSSSHTVGPMRAALTFARRLEEGGKLERLSKLKVELFGSLGATGKGHGSDKAVLLGLRGETPEGVDVEAIPGVVSRWRADGRIAVLGKREVTFKDGEHLVMHRRRTLPYHPNGMRFAAFAADGTELESRVYYSVGGGFVVDEAATQGQDPLRQDSTPQPFPFHSAAELLEHCERQKQPISSIMLANEKTLRSEEEIRAGLLRIWEVMQACVRRGCTNGGILPGGLKVERRAAAMYQRLLSRPEAGLTNPLTVLDWVNLYALAVNEENAAGGRVVTAPTNGAAGIIPAVLHYYWRFVPGANDDGVVRFLLTAGAIGVLYKENASISGAEVGCQGEVGSACSMAAGALTEVLGGTPLHVENAAEIAMEHNLGLTCDPIGGLVQVPCIERNAMASVKAINASRMSLSGDGRHFVSLDKVIKTMRDTGRDMKDKYKETARGGLAVNVLEVANLSVGLPEC from the coding sequence ATGGCTGTCAGCGTCTTCGACCTCTTCAAGATTGGCATCGGTCCCTCCAGCTCGCACACCGTCGGGCCCATGCGCGCCGCGCTCACGTTCGCCCGGCGCCTGGAGGAGGGCGGCAAGCTGGAGCGGCTCTCCAAGCTGAAGGTGGAGCTGTTCGGCTCGCTGGGCGCCACCGGCAAGGGGCACGGCAGCGACAAGGCGGTGCTGCTCGGCCTGCGTGGTGAGACGCCCGAAGGCGTGGACGTGGAGGCCATTCCCGGCGTCGTGTCCCGCTGGCGCGCGGACGGCCGCATCGCGGTGCTGGGCAAGCGCGAGGTGACGTTCAAGGACGGCGAGCACCTGGTGATGCACCGCCGCCGCACCCTGCCCTACCACCCCAACGGCATGCGCTTCGCCGCCTTCGCCGCGGACGGCACCGAGCTCGAAAGCCGCGTCTACTACTCGGTGGGCGGAGGCTTCGTGGTGGACGAGGCCGCCACCCAGGGGCAGGACCCGCTGCGCCAGGACAGCACTCCGCAGCCCTTCCCCTTCCACTCCGCCGCGGAGCTGCTGGAGCACTGTGAGCGCCAGAAGCAGCCCATCAGCTCCATCATGCTGGCGAACGAGAAGACGTTGCGCAGCGAGGAGGAGATTCGCGCGGGGCTGCTCCGCATCTGGGAGGTCATGCAGGCATGCGTGCGCCGGGGCTGCACCAACGGCGGCATCCTCCCCGGGGGCCTGAAGGTGGAGCGCCGGGCGGCGGCCATGTACCAGCGCCTGCTCAGCCGTCCGGAGGCCGGGCTCACCAACCCCCTCACCGTGCTGGACTGGGTGAACCTCTACGCGCTCGCGGTCAACGAGGAGAACGCCGCGGGAGGCCGCGTCGTCACCGCGCCCACCAACGGCGCGGCGGGCATCATCCCCGCGGTGCTGCACTACTACTGGCGCTTCGTGCCGGGGGCGAACGACGACGGCGTGGTGCGCTTCCTGCTGACGGCGGGCGCCATCGGCGTGCTCTACAAGGAGAACGCGTCCATCAGCGGCGCCGAGGTGGGCTGCCAGGGAGAGGTCGGCAGCGCCTGCTCCATGGCGGCCGGCGCGCTCACGGAGGTGCTGGGCGGCACGCCGCTCCACGTGGAGAACGCGGCGGAAATCGCCATGGAGCACAACCTGGGGCTCACCTGCGACCCCATCGGCGGGCTCGTGCAGGTGCCGTGCATCGAGCGCAACGCCATGGCCTCCGTGAAGGCCATCAACGCCTCGCGCATGTCCCTGTCCGGGGACGGGCGACACTTCGTCAGCCTGGACAAGGTCATCAAGACGATGCGCGACACCGGCCGTGACATGAAGGACAAGTACAAGGAGACCGCGCGCGGCGGCCTCGCCGTCAACGTGCTGGAAGTGGCCAACCTGAGCGTCGGCCTCCCGGAGTGCTGA
- a CDS encoding DUF4082 domain-containing protein, translated as MHPLVSFLAAALALALVAIPAGSAHAQPTYSIFPAGSTPAVPSVTNDFSAVELGVKFTADVAGDIVGVRFYKGAGNTGTHVGHLWSATGQLLATATFVNETATGWQQVNFTTPVPVTAGTTYVASYHAPGGAYAFTSSGLISGVDSPPLHALPGTTSGGNGVFKYGPSGTFPSDSFGNSNYWVDVVFRPAAPVSIWPSTATPAVASVTNDSLPVEVGVKFKADVTGNVVGVRFYKGAGNTGTHVGHLWSNNGQLLATATFVNETATGWQQVTFSSPVAISANTTYVASYHAPNGAYAFNDAGLASGVSAAPVHALPGTTSGGNGVYKYGPSGSFPTDSFRDSNYWVDVLFQATGAPPPQPPPPANTFTLFPATATPGTATASDPAAIEVGVKFRSDVDGTVKGVRFYKGSGNTGTHVGNVWSATGQLLATATFVNETATGWQQVNFTTPVPITAGTTYVASYFAPSGGYSYDNGGLANGVDSLPLHALPGTTSGGNGVFTYASQSTFPSGSHQNTNYWVDVLFESNGPPPRPGVSGSGPVLVATDPANHFTDYLEELLKAEGITTFATTDAGNLGNSVSLTSYKVLVLGEATLTAAQVTLVTNWVNAGGSLIAMRPAANLNALLGLNPSAGTLANGYILLDTTQAPGTGLTAETMQYHGTADLHTLTTGTRAVATLYSNATTATSYAAVSLRTVGSGRAIAFAYDLAKSVIYTRQGNPAWQGQNRDGSGIGPGARASDMFYGNASFDPQPDWVNLNKVQIPQADEQQRLLANMLHQTSATPLPRLWYFPSAKKAVVVMTGDGHPGGLTTQRWQQYVSDSPAGCSVQDWQCIRGTIYDYVGGLTATQAAGYAAQGFEYALHVNTNCADYTAATLDPNFFTPQLGSFVSSYPGVPAPTTNRTHCIAFSDWATQPKVSLRHGIRMDTNYYYWPDYWVQDRPGVFTGSGLAMRFADVDGTPINVYQLATQMTDESGQTYPLHIDTLLANALGTKGYYGAFNANMHVDSHSTAGTSGSAAIIASAKREGVSVITARQLLEWLDAREGTNVSGVAYTGTTLTFTVATPARNLSLMVPTRTASGQTLVSVSRNGSPVTTMAQTIKGVGFAFINGAQAGTYTATYN; from the coding sequence ATGCACCCCCTCGTCTCATTTCTGGCGGCCGCGCTCGCGCTCGCGCTGGTAGCCATTCCAGCGGGAAGTGCGCACGCCCAGCCGACGTATTCCATCTTCCCGGCCGGCTCCACCCCCGCCGTCCCCTCCGTCACCAACGACTTCAGCGCCGTGGAGCTCGGCGTGAAGTTCACGGCGGACGTGGCGGGCGACATCGTCGGCGTGCGCTTCTACAAGGGCGCGGGCAACACCGGCACCCACGTGGGCCACCTGTGGAGCGCCACGGGACAGCTGCTCGCCACCGCCACCTTCGTCAACGAGACGGCCACCGGCTGGCAGCAGGTGAACTTCACCACGCCCGTGCCCGTCACCGCCGGCACCACCTACGTGGCCTCGTACCACGCGCCCGGCGGCGCCTATGCCTTCACCAGCAGCGGGCTGATCTCCGGCGTGGACAGCCCGCCCCTGCACGCGCTGCCCGGCACCACCAGCGGCGGCAACGGCGTCTTCAAGTACGGCCCGTCGGGCACCTTCCCTTCCGACAGCTTCGGCAACTCCAACTACTGGGTGGACGTGGTCTTCCGGCCCGCGGCCCCCGTCTCCATCTGGCCGTCCACCGCCACGCCGGCCGTCGCCTCGGTGACGAATGACTCCCTGCCGGTGGAGGTGGGCGTGAAGTTCAAGGCGGACGTGACGGGCAACGTCGTCGGCGTGCGCTTCTACAAGGGCGCCGGCAACACCGGCACGCATGTGGGCCACCTGTGGAGCAACAATGGCCAGCTGCTCGCCACCGCCACCTTCGTCAACGAGACGGCCACCGGCTGGCAGCAGGTGACGTTCTCCAGCCCGGTGGCCATCTCCGCCAACACCACCTACGTCGCCTCGTACCACGCGCCCAACGGTGCCTATGCCTTCAACGACGCCGGCCTGGCCTCGGGGGTGAGCGCGGCGCCCGTGCACGCGCTGCCCGGCACCACCAGCGGCGGCAACGGCGTCTACAAGTACGGCCCGTCCGGCAGCTTCCCCACCGACAGCTTCCGCGACTCCAACTACTGGGTGGACGTCCTCTTCCAGGCCACGGGCGCGCCTCCGCCGCAGCCGCCTCCGCCCGCGAACACCTTCACCCTCTTCCCCGCCACCGCCACGCCGGGCACCGCCACGGCGAGCGACCCGGCCGCCATCGAGGTGGGCGTGAAGTTCAGGTCCGACGTGGACGGCACCGTCAAGGGCGTGCGCTTCTACAAGGGCTCGGGCAACACCGGCACCCACGTCGGCAACGTGTGGAGCGCCACGGGACAGCTGCTCGCCACCGCCACCTTCGTCAACGAGACGGCCACCGGCTGGCAGCAGGTGAACTTCACCACGCCCGTGCCCATCACCGCGGGCACCACCTACGTGGCCTCGTACTTCGCGCCCTCCGGCGGCTACTCGTATGACAACGGGGGCCTGGCCAACGGCGTGGACTCGCTGCCCCTGCACGCGCTGCCCGGCACCACCAGCGGTGGCAACGGCGTGTTCACCTACGCTTCGCAGTCCACCTTCCCCTCCGGCAGCCACCAGAACACCAACTACTGGGTGGACGTCCTCTTCGAGTCCAACGGCCCACCGCCCCGTCCGGGCGTCAGCGGCTCCGGCCCGGTGCTGGTGGCCACGGACCCGGCCAACCACTTCACCGACTACCTCGAGGAGCTGCTGAAGGCGGAGGGCATCACCACCTTCGCCACCACCGACGCGGGCAACCTCGGCAACTCGGTGTCGCTGACGAGCTACAAGGTGCTGGTGCTGGGCGAGGCCACGCTGACCGCCGCCCAGGTGACGCTCGTCACCAACTGGGTGAACGCGGGTGGCAGCCTCATCGCCATGCGTCCGGCCGCCAACCTGAATGCGCTGCTCGGCCTCAACCCGTCCGCGGGCACGCTGGCCAACGGCTACATCCTGCTGGACACCACCCAGGCGCCGGGCACGGGCCTCACCGCGGAGACGATGCAGTACCACGGCACCGCGGACCTGCACACGCTGACCACCGGCACGCGCGCGGTGGCCACGCTCTACTCGAACGCCACCACGGCCACGTCCTACGCGGCCGTCAGCCTGCGCACGGTGGGCAGCGGCAGGGCCATCGCCTTCGCGTATGACCTGGCGAAGTCCGTCATCTACACGCGCCAGGGCAACCCGGCGTGGCAGGGGCAGAACCGCGACGGCTCCGGCATCGGCCCGGGCGCGCGCGCCAGCGACATGTTCTACGGCAACGCGTCCTTCGACCCGCAGCCGGACTGGGTGAACCTGAACAAGGTGCAGATTCCCCAGGCGGACGAGCAGCAGCGCCTGCTGGCGAACATGCTCCACCAGACGAGCGCCACGCCGCTGCCGCGCCTCTGGTACTTCCCCAGCGCGAAGAAGGCCGTGGTGGTGATGACGGGCGACGGACACCCCGGCGGCCTCACCACGCAGCGCTGGCAGCAGTACGTCAGCGACAGCCCCGCGGGCTGCAGCGTGCAGGACTGGCAGTGCATCCGCGGCACCATCTACGACTACGTGGGCGGGCTGACGGCCACCCAGGCGGCGGGCTACGCCGCCCAGGGCTTCGAGTACGCGCTCCACGTCAACACCAACTGCGCGGACTACACGGCCGCCACGCTGGACCCGAACTTCTTCACCCCGCAGCTCGGCAGCTTCGTGTCGAGCTATCCGGGCGTGCCCGCGCCCACCACCAACCGCACGCACTGCATCGCGTTCAGTGACTGGGCCACCCAGCCCAAGGTGTCGCTGCGCCACGGCATCCGGATGGACACCAACTACTACTACTGGCCGGACTACTGGGTGCAGGACCGCCCGGGCGTCTTCACGGGCTCCGGCCTGGCCATGCGCTTCGCGGACGTGGACGGCACGCCCATCAACGTCTACCAGCTCGCCACCCAGATGACGGACGAGTCCGGCCAGACGTACCCGCTGCACATCGACACGCTGCTGGCCAACGCCCTGGGCACCAAGGGCTACTACGGCGCCTTCAACGCCAACATGCACGTGGACTCGCACTCCACGGCGGGCACCTCGGGCTCGGCGGCCATCATCGCCTCCGCGAAGCGCGAGGGCGTGTCCGTCATCACCGCGCGGCAGCTGCTCGAGTGGCTCGACGCGCGTGAGGGCACGAATGTGTCCGGCGTGGCCTACACCGGCACGACGCTCACCTTCACCGTGGCCACCCCGGCGCGCAACCTGTCGCTGATGGTGCCCACGCGCACCGCGTCCGGCCAGACGCTGGTCTCGGTGAGCCGCAACGGCTCGCCGGTGACGACGATGGCGCAGACCATCAAGGGCGTGGGCTTCGCGTTCATCAACGGCGCGCAGGCCGGCACGTACACGGCGACGTACAACTGA
- a CDS encoding SRPBCC family protein encodes MLKKLLGGLAAVILVLVGVIATRPAAFTYQRSATLPVSADVAFALVNDFHRWNEWSPWDNLDPNQKRTFTGAESGTGASYAWAGNDQVGEGRMTIEESKPNERVTIKLEFLKPWTATNTTTFAFKPVEGGTEVVWAMSGTNDFMGKAMCLVMDMDAMIGKDFEKGLASMKTAAEAEAKKRAEAEATRVAAEKAAAEKAAAEAAAAAAPAEGGTAVAAPTP; translated from the coding sequence ATGCTCAAGAAGCTCCTCGGTGGCCTCGCCGCCGTCATCCTCGTGCTGGTCGGCGTCATCGCCACCCGTCCCGCCGCCTTCACGTACCAGCGCAGCGCCACGCTGCCCGTCTCGGCCGACGTGGCCTTCGCGCTGGTCAATGACTTCCACCGCTGGAACGAGTGGTCCCCCTGGGACAACCTGGACCCGAACCAGAAGCGCACGTTCACCGGCGCTGAGTCGGGCACGGGCGCCAGCTACGCCTGGGCCGGCAACGACCAGGTCGGTGAAGGCCGGATGACCATCGAGGAGAGCAAGCCCAACGAGCGGGTCACCATCAAGCTGGAGTTCCTCAAGCCCTGGACGGCCACCAACACCACCACCTTCGCCTTCAAGCCCGTCGAGGGTGGCACCGAGGTGGTCTGGGCCATGAGCGGCACCAACGACTTCATGGGCAAGGCCATGTGCCTGGTCATGGACATGGACGCCATGATTGGGAAGGACTTCGAGAAGGGCCTGGCCAGCATGAAGACGGCCGCCGAGGCCGAGGCGAAGAAGCGCGCCGAGGCCGAGGCCACGCGCGTGGCCGCCGAGAAGGCCGCCGCCGAGAAGGCCGCCGCCGAGGCCGCTGCCGCCGCCGCGCCCGCCGAGGGTGGGACGGCCGTCGCCGCGCCCACGCCGTAG
- a CDS encoding catalase: MRLRRSSPKTPPTSLKSEQLETFRDRPEGTVLTTDQGIPISETDNSLKAGVRGPTLLEDFHFREKMMRFDHERIPERVVHARGAGAHGYFQVYKSLEKYTQARFLTDPSLRTPVFVRFSTVGGSRGSADTVRDVRGFATKFYTPEGNFDLVGNNIPVFFIQDGIKFPDFVHAVKPEPHNEIPQASSAHDSLWDFVSLVPETAHMVMWLMSDRAIPRSYRMMEGFGVHTFRLVNAEGKAHLVKFHWKPLLGTHSLVWDESQKLSGKDPDFHRRDLWEAIENGDFPEYELGLQLIPEEDVLKYGFDLLDATKVLPEELVPVERVGKLTLDRNPDNFFAETEQVAFCVANVVPGIDFTNDPLLQARLFSYLDTQLTRLGGPNFAELPINRPVAPVHNHQQDGFGRQTIPTSRANYHPNTLGGGCPFLANPRQAFVHRQERVEGHKIRQRSKSFSDHFSQATLFYKSLSKPEQEHLVNALEFEIGKVERPEIRERVVNEVLVNVDFEVATRVARAVGVAPPKPLKKAKAGKPAKFTVETSPALSQERSPRDSIKTRKIAALVADGFAGKELAHVRKTLEAMGATVELVGPTLSPVTSLEGQQEKPLKTYVTASSVMYDAVYVPGGEKSVAALRKVPLAVDFVREAFVHCKALALSGEAAALLDAAGVSQLAPPPAKGLDGALGVIRSAKSETKGFTQLFADAIAAHRHWAREAPPPA; encoded by the coding sequence ATGCGACTGCGCAGGTCCTCCCCGAAGACTCCCCCGACGTCCCTCAAGAGCGAGCAGCTGGAGACCTTCCGGGACCGCCCCGAAGGCACGGTGCTCACCACGGACCAGGGCATTCCCATCTCCGAGACGGACAACTCGCTGAAGGCGGGCGTCCGCGGCCCCACGCTCCTGGAGGACTTCCACTTCCGGGAGAAGATGATGCGCTTCGACCACGAGCGCATCCCGGAGCGCGTGGTGCACGCGCGCGGCGCGGGCGCCCATGGGTACTTCCAGGTCTACAAGTCGCTGGAGAAGTACACCCAGGCGCGCTTCCTCACGGACCCGTCGCTGCGCACGCCGGTGTTCGTGCGCTTCTCCACGGTGGGTGGCTCGCGCGGCTCGGCGGACACCGTCCGGGACGTGCGCGGCTTCGCCACCAAGTTCTACACGCCGGAGGGGAACTTCGACCTGGTGGGCAACAACATCCCCGTCTTCTTCATCCAGGACGGCATCAAGTTCCCGGACTTCGTGCACGCGGTGAAGCCGGAGCCGCACAACGAAATCCCCCAGGCCTCCTCCGCGCACGACTCGCTGTGGGACTTCGTCTCGCTCGTCCCGGAGACGGCGCACATGGTGATGTGGCTGATGTCGGACCGGGCCATTCCGCGCAGCTACCGGATGATGGAGGGCTTCGGCGTGCACACCTTCCGGCTGGTCAACGCGGAGGGCAAGGCGCACCTGGTGAAGTTCCACTGGAAGCCGCTGCTCGGCACGCACTCGCTCGTCTGGGACGAGTCGCAGAAGCTGTCCGGCAAGGACCCGGACTTCCACCGGCGGGACTTGTGGGAGGCCATCGAGAACGGCGACTTCCCCGAGTACGAGCTGGGGCTGCAGCTGATTCCCGAAGAGGACGTGCTGAAGTACGGCTTTGATTTGCTGGATGCGACGAAGGTGCTGCCGGAGGAGCTGGTGCCGGTGGAGCGGGTGGGCAAGCTGACGCTGGACCGCAACCCGGACAACTTCTTCGCGGAGACGGAGCAGGTGGCCTTCTGCGTGGCCAACGTGGTGCCGGGCATCGACTTCACGAACGACCCGCTGCTGCAGGCGCGGCTCTTCTCGTACCTGGACACGCAGCTGACGCGGCTGGGCGGGCCCAACTTCGCGGAGCTGCCCATCAACCGCCCGGTGGCGCCGGTGCACAACCACCAGCAGGACGGCTTCGGCCGGCAGACGATTCCCACCAGCCGGGCCAACTACCACCCCAACACGCTGGGCGGCGGGTGCCCGTTCCTCGCCAATCCCCGGCAGGCCTTCGTGCACCGGCAGGAGCGTGTGGAGGGACACAAGATTCGCCAGCGCAGCAAGAGCTTCAGCGACCACTTCAGCCAGGCCACGCTCTTCTACAAGAGCCTGTCGAAGCCGGAGCAGGAGCACCTGGTCAACGCGCTGGAGTTCGAGATTGGCAAGGTGGAGCGCCCGGAGATTCGCGAGCGCGTGGTGAACGAGGTGCTCGTCAACGTGGACTTCGAGGTGGCCACCCGGGTGGCGCGCGCGGTGGGCGTCGCGCCGCCCAAGCCGCTGAAGAAGGCGAAGGCGGGCAAGCCGGCGAAGTTCACGGTGGAGACGTCCCCCGCGCTCAGCCAGGAGCGCTCGCCGCGCGACTCCATCAAGACGCGGAAGATTGCCGCGCTGGTGGCGGACGGCTTCGCGGGGAAGGAGCTGGCGCACGTGCGCAAGACGCTGGAGGCAATGGGGGCGACGGTGGAGCTGGTGGGCCCCACGCTGAGCCCCGTCACCAGCCTGGAGGGCCAGCAGGAGAAGCCGCTCAAGACGTACGTGACGGCGTCCTCGGTGATGTACGACGCCGTCTACGTGCCGGGTGGGGAGAAGAGCGTGGCCGCGCTGAGGAAGGTGCCGCTGGCGGTGGACTTCGTGCGCGAGGCCTTCGTGCACTGCAAGGCGCTGGCGCTCTCCGGCGAGGCGGCGGCGCTCCTGGATGCGGCGGGGGTGAGCCAGCTCGCGCCGCCACCGGCCAAGGGGCTGGACGGGGCGCTGGGCGTCATCCGGAGCGCGAAGAGCGAGACGAAGGGCTTCACCCAGCTCTTCGCCGACGCCATCGCCGCGCACCGGCACTGGGCGCGCGAGGCGCCTCCGCCGGCATAG
- a CDS encoding ATP-binding protein has protein sequence MLPALRRLPEVQRLIEQKGYFVVHAPRQAGKTTALRSLAQELNASGKYVAALVSMEVGAAFPEDIGAAESAVLESWRDSLIGQLPDELLPPPFQDAPPGSRIGSALTAWAASAPRPLVVFLDEIDSLRNGVLVSILRQLRSGFSGRPERFPSSLALIGLRDVRDYKVATGDRDYLGTASPFNIKVRSLTLRDFTADEVAELYAQHTADTGQQFEPEALALAFELTRGQPWLVNALAKVAVEELVPDSSQPVRRADIERAKALLIERQETHLDSLTDRLREPRIRAILEPMLAGEIPGAIPADDLRFAIDLGLIRLASSGGVEVANPIYREVVVRELAFPSRAALPSIQPSWLRPDGRSDTERLRDAFLAFWRQHGEPLLATAPYHEVAPHLVLMAFLHRVVNGGGTLEREYAIGKGRMDLCLRHGQDTLAIEIKVWRDREPDPLTEGLVQLDGYLQGLGQPGGWLVLFDRRTGQPSIAERTRAEQARTPSGRPVTVIRA, from the coding sequence ATGCTCCCGGCACTGCGGCGGCTGCCGGAAGTGCAGCGCCTCATCGAGCAGAAGGGCTACTTCGTCGTTCACGCGCCACGGCAAGCGGGCAAGACAACCGCGTTGCGCTCGCTGGCCCAGGAGCTCAATGCCAGCGGTAAGTACGTGGCTGCCCTGGTGTCCATGGAGGTGGGAGCCGCGTTTCCCGAGGATATCGGCGCTGCGGAGTCCGCCGTGCTGGAGTCCTGGCGCGACAGCCTGATTGGCCAGCTCCCGGACGAGCTGCTGCCTCCTCCATTCCAGGATGCGCCTCCGGGCAGTCGGATTGGCTCCGCACTCACGGCCTGGGCTGCCTCCGCGCCTCGGCCCCTCGTCGTCTTCCTGGATGAAATTGATTCGCTCCGCAACGGAGTCCTGGTCTCCATCCTGCGACAGCTCCGGAGCGGATTCTCCGGCCGTCCCGAGCGTTTCCCCAGCTCACTCGCGCTCATCGGGCTGAGAGACGTACGCGACTACAAGGTGGCCACCGGTGACCGGGACTACCTGGGCACCGCCAGTCCCTTCAACATCAAGGTCCGCTCCCTCACGCTGCGGGACTTCACCGCCGATGAAGTGGCCGAGCTCTACGCACAGCACACGGCGGACACCGGTCAGCAATTCGAGCCCGAGGCGCTCGCCCTCGCCTTCGAGCTCACCCGGGGGCAGCCCTGGCTCGTCAACGCCCTGGCGAAGGTGGCTGTCGAGGAGCTCGTTCCAGACAGCTCCCAGCCGGTTCGCCGCGCCGACATCGAGCGGGCCAAGGCGCTCCTCATCGAGCGCCAGGAGACGCACCTGGACAGCCTCACCGACCGCCTGCGTGAGCCGCGCATCCGCGCCATCCTCGAGCCCATGCTGGCGGGCGAAATCCCGGGCGCCATTCCCGCGGACGACCTTCGCTTCGCCATCGACCTTGGACTCATCCGGCTGGCTTCGTCCGGTGGCGTGGAGGTCGCCAATCCCATCTACCGCGAGGTCGTCGTTCGTGAGCTGGCCTTTCCCTCGCGCGCAGCGCTTCCCTCCATCCAGCCTTCCTGGCTTCGGCCGGACGGGCGCAGCGACACTGAGCGCCTGCGCGACGCCTTCCTCGCCTTCTGGCGCCAGCATGGCGAGCCGTTGCTGGCCACCGCGCCCTACCACGAAGTGGCACCCCACCTGGTGCTGATGGCCTTCCTCCACCGCGTGGTCAACGGCGGAGGCACCCTCGAGCGTGAGTACGCCATCGGCAAGGGACGCATGGACCTGTGCCTGCGCCATGGCCAGGACACGCTGGCCATCGAAATCAAGGTCTGGCGCGACCGGGAGCCCGACCCGCTCACCGAAGGACTGGTGCAGCTCGACGGCTACCTCCAGGGCCTCGGTCAGCCAGGCGGCTGGCTCGTGCTCTTCGACCGCCGCACCGGCCAGCCGTCCATCGCCGAGCGCACCCGGGCCGAGCAGGCCCGGACTCCCTCGGGCCGCCCGGTCACCGTCATCCGAGCCTGA